One segment of Macrotis lagotis isolate mMagLag1 chromosome 1, bilby.v1.9.chrom.fasta, whole genome shotgun sequence DNA contains the following:
- the FAM98C gene encoding protein FAM98C: MAGSPEEAAWLARALRALGCAASPAGKEPGPEAEAEAAVLEESGAPFRALCARLAAELGALGAVEEGAVLSAGDSPAAEECFLLELSGLLRELHCPDRALTTGNPAARLQAPGSRLRLLRFLCSELQAARLLSHRGPPDPGRAEEQDAVRGELALTLQALGMPRPEPGTPASQLLRDVHAKISDLLPSLPPGHLDPLLTQPLDAPRWEALSALSSCLQDQYRYRRRLMLTRLDLTASAFHWTERAQTQGTAMTNVLKPLRQGMAPESDISLAHVLASRADLSRLVPASGRSARLVTCCPINKVMMGPVPDRGGRPNELEAPMPTWQSRREAGHQRWGRKKKRR; the protein is encoded by the exons GCCTGGCTGGCGCGGGCCCTGCGGGCCCTGGG GTGTGCGGCCAGTCCCGCGGGGAAGGAGCCCGGGCCGGAGGCCGAGGCGGAGGCCGCGGTCCTGGAGGAGTCGGGAGCCCCCTTCCGAGCGCTGTGCGCCCGCCTGGCTGCGGAGCTGGGCGCGCTGGGCGCCGTGGAGGAAGGCGCGGTGCTGAGTGCGGGAGACA GCCCCGCCGCGGAGGAGTGCTTCCTGCTGGAGCTGAGCGGCCTGCTGCGGGAGCTGCACTGCCCGGACCGGGCCCTGACGACCGGGAACCCCGCGGCTCGGCTCCAGGCCCCGGGCAGCCGCCTGCGCCTGCTGC GCTTCCTCTGCTCGGAGCTCCAGGCAGCTCGCCTCCTCAGTCACCGAGGCCCCCCTGACCCCGGCCGTGCCGAAGAGCAGGACGCAGTTCGGGGGGAGCTGGCCCTGACGCTCCAGGCCCTGGGGATGCCCCGGCCGGAGCCAGGAACCCCAGCCAGCCAGTTGTTGAGAGATGTCCATGCCAAA ATCTCAGACTTGCTTCCCTCACTGCCCCCTGGACATCTGGACCCCCTACTCACTCAACCTTTGGATGCTCCCCGATGG GAGGCCCTGAGCGCCCTCTCCAGCTGTCTACAGGATCAGTATCGCTACCGACGGCGTCTCATGCTGACCAGGCTGGATCTCACGGCCTCTGCCTTCCATTGGACAGAGCGGGCCCAG ACCCAGGGGACTGCCATGACAAATGTCTTGAAGCCCCTACGTCAGGGGATGGCCCCCGAGTCTGACATCTCCCTTGCCCACGTCTTGGCTTCCCGGGCTGACCTTTCTCGACTGGTCCCAGCCTCAGGCCGGTCTGCTCGTCTGGTCACCTGCTGCCCCATCAACAAGGTGATGATGGGCCCTGTCCCTGATAGAGGGGGCCGACCCAATGAGCTGGAGGCCCCTATGCCCACATGGCAGAGTCGTAGGGAGGCTGGGCACCAGCGCTGGGGACGGAAGAAGAAGAGACGGTGA